One genomic region from Desulfuromonas acetexigens encodes:
- a CDS encoding efflux RND transporter permease subunit, giving the protein MLERLIDLSLNNRLLTVLLFAVALATGGWALSRLPIDAFPDTTPVQVQINTIAPNLGPEEIEKQLTLPVELAVSGLPGLESVRSISKFGLSQVVATFSDAMPIYDSRQLIMERLASVELPEGIARPELGPISTGLGEVFHYVLRSDDPNRTLDELRVLHDWVVKPELRKAAGVAEVNSWGGLERQYHVIVAPESLIKYGLTFDDIFTALRENNANVGGGQVTFGGQTLLVHGLGRVSTPGEIGNIVIAAYQGTPVRIGDVAEVRIGHELRRGAVSAQGQGEVVMGLGFMLMGENSRVVTTALKERLEAVRPALPADVILEPVYDRTELIEQVIDTVKHNLIAGALLVIAVLFLLLGNLRAGLIVAAAIPMAVLFAVLGMHEMAIAASLLSLGAIDFGILVDGSVVMTEANLRRLTQRHLELGRPLTGAERLASIAASSKEVVRPIVFGMGIIILVFIPVLTLQGVEGKMFKPMAWTFIFAMVGALLVAIFLNPILSWRFLPKTAKTQESPLNRALKNLYLRLLQPALRHRLMLLALVAVLLAGTVGLSFRLGGEFLPRMSEGSLVASVVRLAGVSIDESVAYNSRLEKLLLERFPDEIKYVWSRIGSAEVATDPMGTELTDIFMALHPRDQWRQAKSQMELSALVEESMHGLPGIRTVLTQPIELRVNEMLSGIRADVGIKIYGEDFAKLVELGDRVEHLLLAIPGAADVSTEQITGQPTLRIQVDQERLARFGVPARDVLDVVAAVGSPKVGEIFEGERSFPLVVRLPDAQRTDVATLRDTLIPTRDGAVLPLGSMAEISVGESPSTINREWGKRLIKVQANVRDRDIASFVAEAKERLAADLPLPEGYLIEWGGQFENLERSQQRLMLVVPLTLALIFFLLYFSLKRLRDVLIIYTGIPFAAIGGVAALWLRGIPFSVSAAVGFIALSGIAVLNGQVLVAAIRNALGEGLGLVDAVIEAGRQRLLPVLATAITDAAGFLPMALSVGVGAEVQRPLATVVIGGVLTSTLLTLFVLPALYLAFGQKTTEPQPQEIDK; this is encoded by the coding sequence ATGCTTGAACGTCTGATCGACCTATCCCTGAACAACCGCCTGCTCACGGTGCTGCTCTTCGCCGTGGCCCTGGCGACGGGGGGCTGGGCGCTCTCCCGGCTACCCATCGACGCCTTTCCCGACACCACCCCGGTGCAGGTGCAGATCAACACCATCGCCCCCAACCTCGGCCCCGAGGAGATCGAAAAACAGCTGACCTTGCCGGTGGAACTGGCCGTCTCCGGCCTGCCGGGGCTGGAGAGCGTGCGCTCCATCTCCAAATTCGGCCTCTCCCAGGTGGTGGCGACCTTTTCCGACGCCATGCCGATCTACGATTCGCGCCAGCTGATCATGGAGCGGCTGGCGAGCGTCGAACTCCCCGAGGGGATCGCCCGGCCGGAGTTGGGACCGATCTCCACCGGCCTCGGCGAGGTCTTCCACTACGTGCTGCGTTCCGATGACCCCAACCGCACCCTCGACGAGCTGCGGGTACTGCACGACTGGGTGGTCAAGCCCGAGCTGCGCAAGGCCGCCGGGGTCGCCGAGGTCAACTCCTGGGGAGGGCTGGAGCGGCAGTACCACGTCATCGTCGCCCCCGAGTCCCTGATCAAGTACGGCCTGACCTTTGACGACATCTTCACCGCCCTGCGGGAAAACAACGCCAACGTCGGCGGCGGTCAGGTCACCTTCGGCGGTCAGACCCTGCTCGTCCACGGCCTCGGCCGGGTCTCGACCCCGGGAGAAATCGGCAATATCGTCATCGCCGCCTACCAGGGGACGCCGGTACGCATTGGCGATGTCGCCGAGGTGCGCATCGGCCACGAACTGCGGCGCGGCGCCGTCTCCGCCCAGGGCCAGGGCGAGGTGGTGATGGGCCTCGGCTTCATGCTCATGGGGGAAAACAGCCGAGTGGTGACCACCGCCCTCAAGGAGCGTCTGGAGGCGGTGCGCCCAGCGCTGCCGGCGGACGTCATCCTCGAGCCGGTCTACGATCGCACCGAATTGATCGAACAGGTCATCGATACGGTCAAACACAACCTCATCGCCGGGGCGCTGCTGGTCATCGCCGTCCTCTTCCTGCTTCTCGGCAACCTGCGGGCCGGGCTGATCGTCGCCGCCGCCATCCCCATGGCGGTCCTCTTCGCCGTCCTCGGCATGCACGAAATGGCGATCGCCGCCAGCCTCCTCTCCCTCGGGGCGATCGACTTCGGCATCCTCGTCGACGGTTCGGTGGTCATGACCGAGGCCAACCTGCGCCGCCTCACCCAACGCCACCTGGAACTGGGGCGACCCCTGACCGGCGCCGAACGCCTGGCCTCCATCGCCGCGTCGAGCAAGGAGGTGGTGCGCCCCATCGTCTTCGGCATGGGCATCATCATCCTTGTCTTCATCCCCGTCCTCACCCTGCAGGGGGTCGAGGGGAAGATGTTCAAGCCGATGGCCTGGACCTTCATCTTCGCCATGGTCGGCGCCCTGCTGGTGGCGATCTTCCTCAACCCGATCCTCTCCTGGCGCTTTCTGCCGAAAACCGCCAAGACCCAGGAGTCGCCCCTCAATCGCGCCCTGAAAAACCTCTACCTGCGTCTGTTGCAGCCGGCGCTGCGCCACCGCCTGATGTTGCTCGCCCTGGTGGCGGTGCTGCTGGCCGGCACCGTCGGCCTCAGCTTCCGACTTGGCGGCGAATTTCTGCCGCGCATGAGCGAGGGTTCGCTGGTGGCGAGCGTGGTGCGTCTGGCCGGGGTCTCCATCGACGAGTCGGTGGCCTACAACAGCCGCCTGGAAAAACTGCTGCTGGAGCGCTTTCCCGACGAGATCAAGTACGTCTGGAGCCGCATCGGCAGCGCCGAGGTCGCCACCGACCCGATGGGGACGGAACTCACCGACATCTTCATGGCCCTCCATCCCCGCGACCAGTGGCGGCAAGCGAAAAGCCAGATGGAACTTTCCGCCCTGGTGGAAGAATCCATGCACGGTCTCCCCGGTATCCGCACGGTGCTGACCCAGCCCATCGAACTGCGGGTCAACGAAATGCTCTCGGGGATTCGCGCCGATGTCGGCATCAAGATCTACGGCGAGGATTTCGCTAAGCTGGTGGAGTTGGGGGATCGGGTCGAACACCTGCTGCTGGCGATTCCCGGGGCGGCCGACGTCTCGACGGAGCAGATCACCGGCCAACCGACCCTGCGCATTCAGGTCGATCAGGAACGGCTGGCGCGTTTCGGCGTTCCGGCCAGGGACGTGCTTGATGTGGTGGCGGCGGTCGGCTCCCCCAAAGTCGGGGAGATTTTCGAAGGGGAGCGCTCCTTCCCGCTGGTGGTACGCCTCCCCGACGCCCAGCGGACCGACGTGGCGACCCTGCGCGACACCCTCATCCCCACGCGCGACGGCGCCGTGCTCCCCCTGGGGAGCATGGCCGAGATAAGCGTGGGGGAGAGCCCTTCGACCATCAACCGCGAATGGGGCAAACGCCTGATCAAGGTTCAGGCCAACGTCCGCGACCGGGACATCGCCTCTTTCGTCGCCGAGGCGAAAGAGCGCCTCGCCGCCGACCTCCCCTTGCCGGAAGGCTACCTCATCGAATGGGGGGGGCAGTTCGAGAACCTGGAGCGCTCGCAGCAGCGGCTGATGCTGGTGGTGCCGCTGACTTTGGCGCTGATCTTCTTCTTGCTCTACTTCAGCCTCAAGCGCTTGCGCGACGTGCTCATTATCTACACCGGCATCCCCTTTGCCGCCATCGGCGGGGTGGCGGCCCTGTGGCTGCGCGGGATTCCCTTCTCGGTGAGTGCGGCGGTCGGCTTCATCGCCCTGTCGGGGATCGCCGTCCTCAACGGCCAGGTGCTGGTCGCCGCCATCCGTAA
- a CDS encoding efflux RND transporter periplasmic adaptor subunit, whose translation MITHKFSRFILPFLILGLLFLGFAFYPADGGAKAETTAASHDRHEEEQGTEDACAGHDHGPRTAGFKALAAEHGEKEEADEHTEADDHAGHDHAKSSEVPEGDCPEHGIPEAEDALCQPQLLEGLRPGQGLKVRLATADAAERIGLRSERPTAINEAGAPLHGRVLFNRDRLARLSAPLAGVVKSVSGELGQQVKAGQSLAEIAAPEIAGLRAALQTAESRAALADSTVEREADLFARGISSRQELQQAEAEREQARSAVAQARRQLADYGLGSGGATLPVRAPFAGTVVERGAVVGETVAPGTPLFTVADLRSLWLELSAPEQLLLDLTPGKTLAVSFSGLPGRSFPAQIFWVDPALDEKTRMLKALAEIDNADGLLKSGLFGDARFTDGAADTALTVPADALQVIDGASYLFVALEPDLFELRRVEAGRAENGRVAIASGLAAHEKVVSGQGFALKSELLKSRLGASCADH comes from the coding sequence ATGATTACCCATAAATTCAGCCGCTTCATCCTGCCGTTCCTGATCCTCGGCCTCCTCTTTTTGGGTTTCGCCTTCTATCCCGCCGACGGCGGCGCCAAAGCGGAAACCACGGCCGCAAGCCATGATCGTCACGAGGAGGAACAGGGCACGGAAGATGCCTGTGCCGGCCACGACCACGGACCCAGGACCGCGGGCTTCAAAGCCCTTGCCGCCGAGCATGGCGAAAAAGAAGAGGCCGACGAACATACCGAGGCCGATGACCATGCCGGACACGACCATGCCAAAAGCTCCGAAGTTCCGGAAGGCGACTGCCCGGAACACGGTATTCCTGAAGCCGAGGACGCCCTTTGTCAGCCGCAACTGCTGGAGGGCCTGCGCCCGGGGCAGGGGCTGAAGGTGCGCCTGGCGACCGCCGATGCCGCCGAACGCATCGGCCTCCGCAGCGAACGACCGACGGCGATCAACGAAGCCGGCGCCCCCCTGCACGGCCGGGTACTCTTCAACCGCGACCGTCTCGCCCGCCTCTCGGCGCCCCTGGCCGGGGTGGTGAAGAGCGTCTCCGGCGAACTGGGGCAACAGGTCAAGGCCGGGCAATCCCTGGCGGAAATCGCCGCCCCGGAAATCGCCGGACTGCGCGCCGCCTTACAGACCGCCGAAAGCCGCGCGGCGCTGGCCGACAGCACCGTCGAGCGGGAAGCGGACCTCTTCGCCCGGGGGATCAGCTCCCGCCAGGAATTGCAACAGGCCGAGGCGGAGCGGGAGCAGGCGCGCAGCGCCGTCGCCCAGGCCCGCCGGCAGCTGGCCGATTACGGCCTCGGCAGCGGCGGCGCGACCCTGCCGGTGCGCGCCCCCTTCGCCGGCACGGTGGTGGAGCGCGGCGCCGTCGTCGGCGAAACGGTCGCCCCCGGCACACCCCTCTTCACCGTCGCCGATCTGCGCAGCCTGTGGCTGGAACTTTCCGCCCCGGAACAGCTGCTGCTCGATCTGACTCCCGGCAAGACCCTCGCCGTCAGCTTCTCCGGCCTGCCCGGGCGGAGCTTTCCCGCACAGATCTTCTGGGTCGATCCGGCCCTCGACGAAAAAACCCGCATGCTCAAGGCCCTGGCGGAAATCGACAACGCCGACGGCCTGCTGAAAAGCGGCCTCTTCGGCGACGCCCGTTTCACCGACGGTGCTGCCGACACCGCCCTGACCGTACCGGCCGACGCCCTGCAGGTCATCGACGGCGCGAGCTACCTCTTTGTCGCCTTGGAACCGGATCTTTTTGAGCTGCGCCGGGTCGAAGCCGGACGGGCCGAAAACGGCCGGGTCGCCATCGCTTCGGGACTTGCCGCCCATGAGAAGGTAGTGAGCGGCCAGGGCTTTGCCCTCAAGTCGGAGCTGCTCAAGTCGCGGCTTGGCGCTTCTTGTGCGGACCATTAG
- a CDS encoding TolC family protein, with protein sequence MSRTLRTCLGAILAFALYSPALAEDFSAATAGAPLTLDRALALALAEARHPELSAAQEEILAREAELGQAALRPNPTLDLELENFAGSGEFSGADGIETTLLLTQPIELGGKRERRRQSAEIALERSRAEQEIARSDLTARTADRFLAVLAAQKRLLLTQSQVDLARRSLAAVEDRVAAGQAPATEIHRARLAVIELELEISREEGELAAARLELAGLLGVDADACVVAGELSPLPAPPLLEDLAAELTESPGQRQKQLLIEERRRELALEQALGTPDLDLSLGGRYFNEDNDGALIAGFSLPLPLFDRNQGKIAAAGHRRNQAQAEAESSLQAARAALARAWQQLENARKRAAILDDQLLPTAEAAFAAAEYGYRAGKFPLFDVLDAQRTLIDLRQRRLAALIDDRQARIEIERLLGRPLAAATAKENDPS encoded by the coding sequence ATGTCACGCACCCTGCGCACCTGCCTCGGGGCGATTCTCGCCTTCGCCCTGTACAGTCCGGCCTTGGCCGAAGATTTTTCCGCCGCGACCGCCGGCGCCCCTCTGACCCTTGACCGCGCCCTGGCCCTGGCCCTGGCCGAGGCCCGCCATCCCGAACTGAGCGCCGCGCAAGAGGAGATCCTCGCCCGCGAAGCGGAGCTGGGGCAAGCGGCCCTGCGCCCCAATCCAACCCTCGATCTGGAACTGGAGAACTTCGCCGGCAGCGGCGAATTTTCCGGCGCCGACGGGATCGAAACGACCCTGCTGCTGACCCAACCGATCGAACTGGGGGGTAAGCGCGAACGCCGTCGACAAAGCGCCGAAATCGCCCTGGAACGAAGTCGAGCCGAGCAAGAGATCGCCCGATCGGATCTGACGGCGCGCACCGCCGACCGTTTTCTCGCGGTCCTGGCCGCGCAAAAACGGCTGCTTTTGACCCAAAGCCAGGTCGATCTCGCCCGCCGCTCCCTGGCTGCCGTGGAAGACCGGGTCGCGGCCGGACAGGCGCCGGCCACGGAAATCCACCGAGCGCGCCTGGCGGTCATCGAACTGGAACTGGAAATCAGCCGGGAAGAAGGGGAACTGGCTGCCGCGCGGCTGGAACTCGCCGGGCTGCTGGGAGTGGATGCAGACGCCTGCGTCGTTGCCGGCGAACTTTCCCCCCTGCCCGCTCCACCCCTCCTGGAGGATCTAGCAGCCGAGTTGACCGAGAGTCCCGGGCAGCGGCAGAAACAGCTGCTGATCGAGGAGCGGCGGCGGGAACTGGCCCTGGAGCAAGCCCTGGGCACACCCGATCTCGACCTCAGTCTCGGCGGGCGCTATTTCAATGAGGACAACGACGGCGCCCTGATCGCCGGTTTCTCCCTGCCCCTGCCCCTCTTCGACCGCAACCAGGGGAAGATCGCCGCCGCCGGACACCGCCGCAATCAGGCCCAGGCCGAAGCGGAAAGCAGCTTGCAAGCCGCGCGGGCCGCACTGGCCCGAGCCTGGCAACAGCTCGAGAACGCCCGAAAGCGCGCGGCGATTCTCGACGACCAGCTCTTGCCGACCGCCGAAGCCGCCTTCGCCGCCGCCGAATACGGCTATCGGGCAGGCAAATTCCCCCTCTTCGACGTCCTCGACGCCCAACGGACCCTCATCGACCTGCGCCAGCGCCGTCTCGCCGCCCTGATCGACGACCGACAGGCACGCATCGAAATCGAACGGCTGCTCGGCCGTCCCCTCGCCGCCGCGACCGCCAAGGAGAACGATCCGTCATGA